The following coding sequences lie in one Flagellimonas eckloniae genomic window:
- a CDS encoding SDR family oxidoreductase: MNTLQNKTALITGSARGLGKAIAERYAALGANIVVNYSRDKVSAEETLSTVEAMGVKAIAIQADVSKVTDIERLFNQTKKAFGKIDIVVANAGIEMVETPVTQFTEEQFDRLFSINTKGVYFTMQQAAKNIEDNGRIIYIASSTTAFPVPGMAVYGGSKTTPRYLVDVLSKEIGHRGVTVNSIIPFAVDHSGIFVDSNAYPELRKSLIESCPMGRLAEVEDVANLAEFFASDLSSFVNGQHLLVNGGATQ; this comes from the coding sequence ATGAATACACTACAAAATAAAACAGCTTTGATTACCGGTTCTGCAAGAGGTTTGGGAAAAGCCATAGCGGAAAGATATGCAGCACTTGGAGCAAATATCGTCGTCAATTATTCTAGAGACAAGGTATCAGCAGAAGAGACACTATCCACTGTTGAAGCCATGGGGGTCAAAGCAATAGCTATACAAGCCGATGTCAGCAAAGTAACCGACATTGAAAGACTATTTAATCAAACAAAAAAAGCCTTTGGAAAAATAGATATCGTCGTTGCCAATGCCGGTATAGAAATGGTAGAAACACCGGTAACGCAATTCACGGAGGAACAATTTGACCGTTTGTTCAGTATCAATACCAAAGGAGTTTATTTTACCATGCAGCAGGCGGCTAAAAACATCGAAGATAACGGACGTATCATTTACATCGCTTCGAGTACTACGGCTTTTCCGGTTCCGGGAATGGCTGTATATGGTGGAAGCAAAACCACACCACGTTATCTGGTGGATGTTCTTTCAAAAGAAATAGGGCATCGAGGTGTTACCGTAAACTCTATTATTCCATTTGCAGTAGATCATTCCGGAATATTCGTTGATTCCAATGCTTATCCCGAATTAAGAAAATCGCTGATCGAAAGCTGTCCCATGGGTAGGTTGGCAGAAGTAGAAGATGTAGCGAATCTAGCAGAATTTTTTGCCAGTGATCTATCATCCTTTGTAAATGGAC
- a CDS encoding DUF1097 domain-containing protein yields MKTFLTALVMGLCGALAVFISFSMGWATWVMFLAWISYYLFGKSIKVYVPSFLQIILGILLGVLIQSMASLLVPAMGAMGFPLTVFVLIGSLAYVTKINGLNNIPAWFLGLIIFFGVHPELQVIPVLGLLVPIVTGVIFALINDTGLKYINTKF; encoded by the coding sequence ATGAAAACATTTTTAACAGCCCTCGTTATGGGGCTATGCGGAGCATTGGCAGTATTTATCTCATTTTCGATGGGATGGGCGACATGGGTTATGTTTCTTGCCTGGATAAGTTATTACCTGTTCGGAAAATCGATCAAAGTATATGTTCCCAGTTTCTTACAGATCATATTGGGAATACTACTCGGAGTACTCATACAATCTATGGCCAGTCTTCTTGTGCCTGCCATGGGAGCAATGGGATTTCCATTGACCGTTTTTGTCCTTATTGGTTCGCTCGCATATGTAACAAAAATCAATGGGCTGAATAACATCCCTGCTTGGTTTCTAGGGTTAATCATATTTTTTGGGGTACATCCAGAGCTACAGGTAATTCCCGTATTGGGTCTACTTGTTCCAATAGTTACAGGGGTCATTTTCGCATTGATCAATGATACAGGACTGAAATACATAAACACAAAATTTTAA
- a CDS encoding SDR family oxidoreductase encodes MKNLSNKVALITGASRGIGAEVALHLAKAGAKVVINYSGSTEAAEDVVKQIKTNGGDAVAIQADVSNAQDVKSLFDTAIAHYGKIDVLVNNAGIMINTLIKDTTDEDFAKQLDVNVKGVFNTLREAATKLAENGSVINFSTSVNRIMLPTYGPYVATKAAVEQLTRVFAKEVGSRGINVNSISPGPTNTALFTKGKPQEVINRLASLSAFNRIGEPEDVAKIVTFLASDEAKWISAQNIGANGAMA; translated from the coding sequence ATGAAAAATTTAAGTAACAAAGTAGCACTTATTACAGGTGCATCAAGAGGTATTGGCGCAGAGGTAGCACTACATTTGGCCAAGGCTGGAGCAAAAGTGGTTATTAACTATTCCGGTAGTACAGAAGCAGCTGAAGATGTCGTCAAACAAATCAAAACAAATGGTGGGGATGCTGTCGCCATACAAGCTGATGTAAGCAACGCACAAGATGTAAAAAGCCTTTTCGATACTGCCATTGCCCACTACGGAAAAATTGATGTGTTGGTCAATAATGCAGGTATTATGATCAATACGCTTATTAAAGATACCACCGACGAGGATTTTGCAAAACAACTGGATGTAAATGTAAAAGGAGTATTTAATACACTTCGCGAAGCTGCCACAAAATTAGCAGAAAATGGAAGTGTCATCAACTTTTCAACTTCGGTAAATAGAATCATGCTGCCTACCTATGGACCTTATGTAGCTACTAAAGCAGCCGTTGAACAGTTGACACGTGTGTTTGCAAAAGAAGTGGGAAGCAGGGGTATCAATGTAAATTCAATCTCCCCAGGACCTACCAATACTGCGTTGTTCACAAAGGGAAAACCACAGGAAGTAATTAATCGATTAGCTTCTTTATCAGCCTTCAATCGTATTGGGGAGCCAGAGGATGTTGCAAAAATTGTAACCTTTTTGGCCAGTGATGAAGCAAAATGGATTTCTGCTCAGAACATTGGTGCCAACGGAGCAATGGCTTAA